The DNA window CTACACTTGATTAaaccaataaaaaagtgagtgtttgagagagtgttcaaaagagagtgttgctagcactcctctttATAGAATAGTCATGATTGTATAGATATAGAAATTAACATTGTATATATATCTTTGAGAAATCAATAGAAAGGATAGTTGCAAATACTTACATGTTATTAATAAATAGTGGGTACTGATCCAAATATCAAACCCTAACatgtcgtcttcttcttcctaacCTTAACCACGCCACCTAAACTTTCTTTTTGACAACATGTCTGACTACAAACACTCCTCCTCCTCTCCTACCAAAACCCCAACCTCTTCTCCCAAATCTGTCACCACGGCAGGAACACCACCTCCTATCCATCTCGCTTTCACCATCTAAAACATTACAAATTTCATTAAAGTTACCTCGAGCATCGAAAAAGGTCATTATAACATGTGGTTTGAACTATTCAAAATTCATGGTCGTGTTCATCAAGTTATTGGTCACATTATTTCGACCGAACCTACATCCTTTTTAGAATTCAACACCTATGATCCTCACATCTAGCATTGTCTAGATATTGTTGTCCTTCAATGAATTTACGGTACTATATTGTATGATCTTCTTCACATAATTGTCAAGCGTGATTCAACTGCCGAATAAGCATGGAACCGGTTGTTCAATATCTTTTATGACAACAAAAATTATACGGCTCTCTACCTAGAGCAAGAATTTTCGAATGCTCATGTGGAAAAATTTCCTAATGACTCCACCTACTGTCAACATCTAAAATCACTATCAGATCAACTCTCTAATGACATTGCTCCCGTGTCGAATGAAAGGCTCGTACTTCAACTCATCCTTGGCCTCACTAATGCGTACCCCATTGTCAAATCGTACATTCATCACAGATATTCTCTTCCCCTTTTTTACAACGTTTGTTCCATGATTATCCTAGAAAAAATAGCTAAGGCAAAGAAGGCAGTGAGTTCGGTCGAGAACTCTGCTTTCTTACCCGCTCAATATGATGTTTCAGCCTCAGCAGGTCATAATCGTAATAACAATTAGAACGGACGCAACATTGGTGCTCTCGGTGGAGGGCACAATGGTCGCGGTGGTCGTGGAAGAGGAAGACACAATGGTCGAGGTGGAAGTCACTCTCGGGCGCAACAGTAACAATGGTTTCCATCTCTCCATAATAGAAGTCTTGGGTTTATTCATGGCAACCTTGGTCAACTCCACCATGTCTGTATCTGATAATAGGTGCTTCACGAAAATAATTTGGCATTCTTGGTTCTAGGCCTCGACAATCCACTAAAGCCACCGCTCCATCGACTTTCACCAGTCGGCAAGCACTACAATATTATGCTTCGACAGACATCCAGGATGCTATGCATACTTTCTCTATCTCTCTTCCTAATGATCAATGGTATATGAACAGCGGAGCAACTTTTCACATGACGGGCAATGGAGGTAACCTCTCGTCTTATTTCAATATGAGTAATAATATTATTGTTGGAAATAGTCATCATATTCCTGTTATAGGTTATAGACATGCATCTTTACCCAATTCCCTAACATTAAACAATGTCTTACACACACACCGaaacttttaaaaaattattgtttttgttaGAAAATTTACAATTTATAATGATGTCTCACCCTTTCGGTTTTTATATGAAAGATTTTCATACATGGACACTTTTAATGAGATGTAATAGCTCCAATGACCTTTCCCTCATTCCCACAAGACAAAACACAACAACATCACCATCATCTACTTTTTCCGCTTCATCTACCGAGTTATGGTATAGTCGTTTAGGATATCCAAGAGCTCCTATTTTAAAttctcttcatcaaaacaaactttTGCTAtgtaataaattttgaaataatttcttTTGTCACTCTTGTCTACTTGGAAAACAAAGAAATTACCTTTTCAGAATTATCTTACTTACATGTGTGTCGACATCATTCATATGGATCTTTGGACTTCTTCAATATTAAGCTCCAGAGGGCGTCATTACTATGTAATATTCCTTGAtgatttttcaaaactatttATGGATTTTCCAATCTCAAATATATCACAAGTACATTCCATTTTTTTACAATTTCGTGTTTACATTAAAACACAATTTGAAcgtgaaataaaatatttacaaTGTAACAATGGCAAAGAATATGATAACTCTCTCTTTAAAAAGTCTTGTGAACTAAATGGAATTCCCTTTATATTTTCTTGTCCTCACACCTTCTCTCAAATTTGAAAAGCCGAAAGAAAAAATTGTACAATCAACAATATCATCCAAACCCTCCTTGCTCATGCGTCTATTCCACCAATTTTTTGGCACCATGCCTTTCAAATGGCCACTTACCTACACAACATACTTCCAAATAAGTAATTCGCTCTCCAATCACCCATAaaaactctctaccaaaaaagaCTCGACTTATTCACACCTCCGAGTATTCATATGCCTTTGTTATCCCTTAATTCCTTCCATCACGAGGAATAAATTTCAGCCTCAGTTTACACCTTGTTTCTTTCTAGGATATCTGTCTAATCATAGAGGTTATAAGTGTTACGAATTATTAAGTTGTAAAATCATTATCTCTCAGCATGTTATTTTTGAGGAAAATATGTTTCCCTTTTCCATCATGAATGCCCATACAACGACTAACTATATAACTTCTTACATGATGGCATAATCCCACTGACCTCACAAGTGTATTCCACACCTCGACCAACCTCCTCTCCCAACATAGCAGTCACCCAACCACCATCACCTGTAGCCCAACATACTTCTCCCTCTCAAACCACAAACCAAACAACCTCCCCCTGAATAACCCACCCGGATAAAAAACCTACACATACGGCTCAAAAACCTTCTCCCTCTCAAACAACGACCTCATCTACACAAACAACAACGACCACCTCCTGTCCACCTATTCAACCACCTATTTCCCCTTATGCACCTCATTCATCTCAAATGACAACCCAAACACAACATGGAATTGTCAAACCCCGTAAAATTTTCAACCTACATACATCCACCCACCAATTTAATAGTTTAGTATATGAAAATTAAGCTTTACttggaaaataaattaataacataTTCAAAGTTTACACCCAAGAAATCATTTCTTTAGGTAAATTTCGCTTCACTCTTAAAATACTCCCAACATTTTGTTCCTCAATTACTTATTTGGAAACATATGGTTTTCCAATATCAGGTTCCTCATCATCTTTTGTTTCTTCAATCAATAATTTGGCAACATGTGATTTATTAAAGTTATTTGTAACTTGTTTGAAGCCATATATTGTTTAAATTACTATATTATTGATTGTATAAATATGTGAAGACAATTTAATTCTCTGATATAACTTTTGAGGAAGAGATCCAACCACTTTTAACATGGTATCGCAGTTGGATTAAAGGATTGAAGTGTGACTCTAGGAGGGATGATAGGCACGGGCTGATCCACCCTTAGGCACACTGTAGCTATAGCCAcaccaattttttatttttcatatatatatatatatatatatatatatatatatataatttctcttttttctctctttctaatattttaaaaatcgtgTTAATCATCAAATCGAAGAATGTGGATCACTGATTTATTGGTTGAATTATTGGGTCGCTAGACTACTGGTGTAACACATGACTAAATCGGATTATCAAATCGAAAAGGACATGTCACTGGTTTACTAGTCGGGCCGCTTGACTAAATCAGAATAAATCGGATAATTCACTTGAATATACCATATAACTCAATTGAATAAATCAGTttctataacaaaattatatagttatTAAACCGGTCGAACTAGATGACTCAATCTCTAAAAAAGTCATGACACCTACCGAattcaaaatatcataaatttACTAGTTccttctttaaattcaaattctaaacataatcattacacacaacaaaatagtacaaaatataaattaaaatatattctgAACAAAGTCTAATGGCAAAAAAAACTGAATAACAAAATAAGTGTAGTGTTtagtaaatttaattttaaagagGGAAAGTTGTTCCAAATAAGTTTTGAGTAATctctacttatattttaattttatttttaaaaagaatcATCAAAGTGGCGTCGTTTTGTCTAAGGAAAAAAGTAAGTATTTATTTCATCCGTTTTCAAAAACCGTCGGTTTGTCGATTTTTAATGATATTGGTTGGTTCTAGCTAGCTCTCGTTGGTTTAATAATTTATCTGACTCAACAATCAAATCAGACTGATGACCCTTCTGATTCTGGGTTCGATTGATTGCGCAGTCTGGTTTTGAAACACTTTCACTACCTCTTAAGTTTCTCTATTACTTTTATATTTGTTAATCTCGCGATTGTGATAGGCGAATTTCATTATAAATGTAttgttttaaataatattattttttattttcaatataactTAATTCATAAATTTTTCATGTTTAATCACACCAATATACAATATCTAAATCCGTCCTAGATAATAGGTATAAAAGTTGTTTGAAGTCAATCTTCGTCCTAGATAATAGGTATAAAAGTTGTTTAAAGTcaatctttatttaatttataaactattaatatataaatGTGTGAGGATAAATTAACTACTTTTTGAAATTGATATTCAAACACTTTTGGTTTCATCGTAATTAAAATGACAATTCCTTTATCCACCCCCATGTGGTGAGAACCCCTGCTTGAAACCCCATAATACTTCTGACTTCGGAGGTGCATTTCTGAAGTCacctttttttatcaattttctcagaattcggagatgcatctccgaaaacactcatTTTCACAATTTccattatttcggagatgcatctctgaaatatgttctgagtttttttttttcttttcaaaacaatgatTAATCCCATATTTTACATTAATCGACAAAATATAATAGAATCGACAAAATATAATATACTGCATTTGGACCGCCCTGCTCAATAATACCTCTGTCGAATGCATTCGGTCCAAGCATCTGTATTCGCTGGCATACCGGCaggagatcagtggcatggtcatcatcggcctgctggttctccaagatctcctcatgtgctAGCCTAGGCGGATCTCCGGGAGTGTGGGTATCATCAAAGGATGTGACACACGATATAACCATGTGACGTTCCCATCCACACATTTCCAGGCCTGGGTGTCCACCGTACGCCGATACTTCTCAGGCACCAAGTGATgagcccaatcctcaaatataggAGTGAAGTTCACTCGGATAACggtgtcaggagcagcctcaaacggagacctcggtatcatctgcacacgtcCAAATTGCCTCATGCACCGCTCCGACAGATACctgaccatggtgttggtcccatatgccaaccatccagaatataatGCGATGCGGTCGAATGGGACAACATCACAGTAATCAGTGAAGGGCGTCCAACGGATGTCATTGTGAATAGTGCGGTCGAGGTACACGCGATATAGGCCCACTGCGTTATTCCCCCTTTGGAGGACGTATcgtgcggccctgggcatggcgtcatcgtACACAAGATCAATGTAGAAGTCGTGGATGCGGTGGAAGTAtgagatgatccagccctgaaacataaatacgataatatgttgaaaaaaatatgaatcataattaaatgtgaaataattaaaaagaaacgtaCCGTGAGGAGTGTGCAAGATCCAGTCAACTTTCTTGTCCTCCAGTTGGaagcttcattcagcttctggtataggtttACCAGAATGGATGCCCCTTAGTTCCACTAGTCAACTATAGTTAGCTCGATAAAGTATCGGAGATACGTCATGTCGatgtaggttgcacttttgtccacaaagagtgtagTGTCTACTAAGAACATGAACCAACACTTCAGAGCGCAAGCACGGTGATACTCAGTAAAAAGCCCGTCACCCTCCTGCTCGGACTCTgctgccgccaccaagtggttctcataCAGCTCTTTCAAGCTAGAAAACCTTATATGCGCCCCACTCGTCGCTCTGCACTCATAATCCGCCATGTTTGGGTCCATATCCAGATAATCCACCATCCATTCTATGGCCTCAACCCTCTGTATACGAGAATGGTCCAATAACCTCCCTCTGATTGGCAGGTGGAGCAGACAGGCCACGTCGTGTAATGTGATCGTTAACTCCCCAACAGGAAGGTGAAAAGAAAATGTCTTCTTATGTCACCGCTCgacaaaagccccctgcatgtcgtggcaGATGGTACTATATCCAGTCATGCATAACCTGCCAAGCCCGCTCTCAGCTACAACGTCATTAAACCACTGAGCCTATGGTTTAAACAGAGAAAACATTTTCTGCGCATGGTTCACGGATTTTATGGTCGGCCGTTCCtgtcacaacaaaaaaaaaatggttaCTTAGACTGTTAGGAGAAAGTGGAATAAAAACTTAACtaaaaaacggttaaattataaagtgcAATTAAAAAGATTACCTCTCCCTCCCaaacacgtcgagcgacgtggtCATGATAGTAAATCAACACAGAAGTGTCTgtaggccctcccgggtagccctcctccgcATCATCCTTCCcgggtggagggtcaacatcggGTATCTCCTCCTCATCATgtctcacctcctcctcctcctccgcaCGTACCACCTGACGAGAGGAAGACGCTCtagccagccgactcctcgatccataTGAGGAACCTGCAGGCGCCTCATCCATTTGAACGGGTACTCGTACTCGACCCTGTCCGTGTCGATGCTATTTGTGTCGCCCGCTCGCGTCGAGCCGATACAGTATGGGTCTTCCTACCTTGTCTAAGTCGTGCCTGGTTTCCTGgcattttcctgaaaaaattgAAACCAGTAAGACAGcgaaacaattaagaaaaaaaaaacaattctgactacatttcggaagtgcacttctgaaACTGGTCATGAAGTTGTTtttggaagtgcacttccgaaaatacctGCGAACTCTATTTTTTGCAGAAACCCATTTCTTCTTCTAACCCATTCAAAATCCTATTTTTATCATCTATACACTACCATTGACCCATAATAACTTAAGCATACTACATTTTTCTAATTGTGACAGCCCTAATATGATTATCAATGCAAGAGTTGAAAAttgtaaaacttacaaattgtagAGGAAGCTTTTGAATGAGTGAGCCTTTGAATGTTGCCTTTGATTGTTGTAGAGGGAGTTTAGAGTTCAAAAGTGCAAGTGTAGTAGGAAAAATTGGTTAGAGTTTTGAAAAATTTGTGTTttaggataaaataaaaaaaggggaGGTTGTTTTGTTTAAACTGCAAAACgcatgtgttttcggagatgcattttcgaaagggtgatttcggagatgcatctccaaaaacacctttttttttaaataaaaaataataatttcggagatgcatctccaaaatcctCCTTTTTAATGACTTCGGAGACGCACTTCCGAATATAGAGACATTTTTAGAATTTCGCAATGATTCTTAAGAAGATAGAGGATGGATAAAGAAATTATCAACTAAAATAATGTcacaaattagaaaaaaatttgaaagaaaaaaaaaacataaaacaactaCCTCATGGaactttttaaattgattttcatCGTGTCAGAAGAATCCTTCCCGAATATTTATATTATGTTGTTTTGAAGTggatacacaaaaaaaaaaaaaaaaaacattaagaaTAGACTTATTGGGTATTCAACTTTTTCTCATGATGATTGAATTCGAATTTATTCTTCTGATAAAGTTAGagatatgaatcaagacattgttgggtattcaacttttttttcatatacatttcttttttaattttgtttcgaaaatattttttaatattcgtTTATAAAATACTAATTTCATTATGGTGCATGATTTTTTTATGATGCTTTTTCAGAAGATATTGAAGAAATTGGTGCATATTTTGAtatagaatttaattgaaatgctATATTTTGCAAGTTGCAACAGCTAATCAcaattattgatttatttaaatatttaaattttaatttaattttctttaaagtaatatattttaaactctcttttatatatatatatatatatatatatatatatatatatatatatatatatatatatatatatatatatatatatatatatatatatatatatatatacataaattttttaaaattttgataaatatcataatatatgatcataaaataatttaatcacATTTAATTCATAGAAGTATTTTACTGCTTATTTAACTTCAAAAGAAATACAAATTCTCATCTCTCATTCCTTCCAAAATTGTCCTCCCAAACAAATTTTTccaaattcttttttcttttacatgAAATGATATTCTTTTTTTAGTAAAGTAGTTTAATTATCGATTTTcactttcaaaagtgaataaggAAAATGTTTGAATTAGCGGTCAGTCAATCAATTGTCATTTACATAGCTATTGAATTACAATTAGGATCGACCCAATTAATTCagatattttgttttaatttataaaatacaaactcatttttttatatattaaacttgtatcataataattttttgatttattaaatttttactataacatcatttttattattttttgaatcaaagaatatatattaattcaaaaaaccaaTACAAAGCATGGTGATCTACAAAGAGATCCAACCTATACAAAAACCAAGTAACCTATAACATCAATTTGGCGATATGTATGCGAAGCTTTCTATACTGCCAAGCCCTATATACTATTTTATCTTTTATACTGCTTtctatacaaatattttttcctATACCATCAAAACAAATATTGTTTCTCAGAGTCCAAATACCGTAAACGGTTTCAGCCAAAGCCATTTTCAAAAGCTCCACCTTCCAACCTTTCCTATTTGCAATATTAGAGGCCCAGCAGAGTTCAGCATTCCAGTTCTGAGGCTGGTGCTCAACATCAATCCAATCCAAGATATTAGCCCAAATGCCTCCAGCAATAGGACACTTAAAGAACAGGTGTTCCATATCTTCATCCTCAAGTCTGCATAAGCTGCAAGTTACCTCTAGGCCTGGCAGGAAACCCAATCTAGCCATTCTAGTATTAGTTGCCAATCTCATATGACAAGCCATCCACAAACAGAGATTTGCACGAGGCCTGGCTTTATTATTTCTCAGAATATTTCTCCAAAAGACCCGGTTACCGTtatcaattaagcaagcataGAAAGTACTTACCTTGAACTTTTGCCTTTGGATAGAAACTTCCCATTCCTGCTGAACCTCGGGAATAATACCTCTTTGACTCAGAATACATTTAGCTATCCAACTAGTACTAGCCTTTACATCATAGGTCATAACTCCAGTCTTTGCAAAATAATAGCTATGCATCCATTGAACCCATAAATTCTCAGCCATTCTACAAAGGTTCCAAAGGCATTTTAGCATCAGCACAGTATTCCAAACCTGCAGATTGATGACTTGCAAACCTCCTTGGGCATAAGGTCTGCAAACACTATCCCAGGCTATGGGACTTTTTTTGCTCTGTGCAGTCCCAGTCCAAATGAAACTCCTACATATGCTATCAATCTTCTTCAGTACAAACTTTGGAAGAGGGAAGCAACTCATCCAATACTGAGCAATGGCAGCAATGATGCTCTTCACCAATTGTACTCTTCCTGCATATGTCAGTAATTTGCTGGTCCAGTGGTGGATTCGAGCCACAATTTTATCAATGAGGGGCAAGTAGTGTTGAATACTCAACCTCTTATGTGTCAATGGAACCCCAAGGTATTTAATAGGGAAAGAACCAACTTTGAACCCAGTAATATCATGAAGTCTTTGCTGCATATGAGTGTCAACCCCACCACAAAACATAGTACTTTTTGTGGGGTTTGCTATCAGGCCAGTGGAATCTGTGAATGTCTTGAAAGCCCTCTGAATCTTTTCAACAGATGTAGGGTCACCTCTACAGAAAAGTAGAACATCATCTGCAAAAATCAGATTTGTCAGTTTGAGCTTTTTACATTTTGAATGGTGTTTGAAACCAGACTCAAGCTGCATCTTCTGCATGATTCGATGCATATACTCCATGATGATCACAAAGAGTAAGGGTGATAAAGGGTCACCCTGTCTGATCCCTCTCTTTGCTTGCATGAAATCAGTCAAACTCCCATTAACATTGAACCTGTACGAGACAGAGGTAACACTAGCCATTATCCAGTCAATGAACTTCCTAGGTATCCCAATCTCCTGCAGAATAACCTCCATGGCCCCCCAATTAACCATGTCATAGGCTTTTTGTAAATCTGACTGCATCATCACCCTAGGAGAACCACCTTTTCTACCATAACCCTTCAGCAACTCATAGGCCAAAAGAATGTGGTTGTGAATGACTTGCCCAGGTACAAAAGCTGCCTGACAGTTACTCACAATGCTAGGTAGCACACTACCTAATCTATTGGTCATAATTCTGGATACAATCTTGTAAAAAGTGGTGCAACCAGCTATGGGCCTAAAGTCTCTAACTCCCTTTGGGCTATCACCCTTAGGAATAAGGGTCACAACAGTGCTGTTAAAAGCCTTATAGATATGCCCAGTGTCAAAGAATTCCCTAACAGCAGCAACCACATCATTCTTAATGATATGCCAGCAAGACTTGAAAAATTTAGAACCAAAACCATCCATACCTGGTGATATTAATGGAAAAAATGGACCTTCCAAATTTAGGACTCTTTGCTAGAGAACTTATTAACTCCTGCACATGTAAATATTAGCTATAAGAAGAGCTTACAACTATAAAATTCAAACTCTCttaaaactttttattaattCCATTTATGCATTAAATTTTAGCACTTATTGAAGAATTAAAACTTTTTATCAAATTaagaattaaaaattgaaaatagtagtattttacaactatttaaaatatatgtaaACACCTAACTATTATATTACATGTCTatgaatataataatttatttgaaaCGAAGTCATAATCAATTATATAGCATGAAGATATTCAGTGGTTAGATTTTCGTTAAAAAAA is part of the Vicia villosa cultivar HV-30 ecotype Madison, WI linkage group LG2, Vvil1.0, whole genome shotgun sequence genome and encodes:
- the LOC131651278 gene encoding uncharacterized protein LOC131651278; the encoded protein is MADYECRATSGAHIRFSSLKELYENHLVAAAESEQEGDGLFTEYHRACALKCWFMFLVDTTLFVDKSATYIDMTYLRYFIELTIGWIISYFHRIHDFYIDLVYDDAMPRAARYVLQRGNNAVGLYRVYLDRTIHNDIRWTPFTDYCDVVPFDRIALYSGWLAYGTNTMVRYLSERCMRQFGRVQMIPRSPFEAAPDTVIRVNFTPIFEDWAHHLVPEKYRRTVDTQAWKCVDGNVTWLYRVSHPLMIPTLPEIRLG